One genomic window of Nitrospirota bacterium includes the following:
- a CDS encoding class I SAM-dependent methyltransferase — protein MTVFKKGYARFYDAFYQDKDYERECDFIEAAFKKNGCRVKTILDLGCGTGGHALILSRRGYQVVGIDRSREMIRIARRKAKEEAKGNKKKSSAEFYQGDITGIRLRRKFDAVISMFAVMGYQTTNASIAAACGVAASHLVSGGLFIFDCWHGNAVLTERPGMRMKEIVMHKGKGGGNRGEKRIIRFSEPVLDPLSHTVETRFRVLRIEGDRLVGETQESHLLRYLFPQEIRYYLETAGFRVLELCPFPELNKPLTEHDWNMAVIAGKQASLLKG, from the coding sequence ATGACAGTCTTTAAAAAAGGGTATGCCCGGTTCTACGATGCCTTCTATCAGGATAAGGATTATGAGAGGGAGTGCGATTTTATTGAGGCGGCATTTAAAAAAAACGGATGCCGGGTAAAGACTATCCTTGATCTGGGCTGCGGCACAGGAGGGCACGCCCTTATCCTCAGCCGCCGCGGGTATCAGGTCGTCGGAATTGACCGGTCGCGTGAGATGATCCGGATAGCCAGGAGAAAGGCGAAGGAAGAGGCAAAGGGAAACAAAAAGAAATCTTCCGCTGAATTTTATCAGGGAGATATTACCGGCATCCGTCTGCGCCGGAAATTTGATGCTGTAATCTCCATGTTTGCCGTGATGGGTTATCAAACTACAAATGCCTCAATAGCTGCCGCATGTGGCGTGGCAGCAAGCCATCTGGTCTCCGGCGGGTTGTTCATATTTGATTGCTGGCACGGCAATGCGGTTCTGACAGAGAGGCCTGGGATGAGGATGAAGGAAATAGTGATGCATAAGGGCAAGGGGGGCGGTAATAGAGGAGAGAAGCGGATTATCCGGTTTTCGGAACCTGTGCTTGATCCCCTGTCTCATACTGTAGAGACCCGGTTCAGGGTCCTGAGAATTGAGGGAGACAGGCTGGTGGGCGAGACACAGGAATCCCATCTTCTGCGCTATCTCTTTCCACAGGAGATCAGATATTATCTGGAAACAGCCGGATTCAGGGTTCTGGAATTGTGTCCCTTTCCGGAATTGAATAAACCTCTGACAGAACATGACTGGAATATGGCTGTCATAGCAGGGAAACAGGCTTCTCTGTTGAAAGGATAA
- a CDS encoding glycosyltransferase family 39 protein, translating into MSVIPAIIPLLCFIAIFLVIYRMPDRLDWRSSFILASIVCGVLLVIFTEILSLFHALVYEWVIGLWTLACIAALIILITNRRYPARQFKSSWSSRIPYVWLFGVIFIVSVTGLIALASPPNNWDSMTYHMSRVAHWIQNQSVSFYPTPIPRQLYLSPWAEFAVTHLQILSSGDWFANLVQWFSMIGSIIGVTLIVQQLGGDMRSQILAAVITVTIPMGILQASGTQNDYVISFWLVSFVCCTMQLRGGQAGSIWSAGAACSLGLALLTKGTAYLYTFPFLVWLICSGFQRFRWKAWKSISFMIVIAVILNLGHYSRNLDLYGSPLGPGAEGAYGELKFVNEAYTLPALISNITRNVGLHMSTPVERLNSAVEGGIARLHTLMGMEINDARTTLAGTKFHIPPLAPLEDFSGNPVHLLIVWIAIALLFIKRDLLRRRILLYYFAAVSSAFLLFSLCLKWQPWHSRLHLPLFVLLSAFVAVVLSDVLSARLAEVTGIILILSALPWIFFNVSRPVIAPGHIVSMFPSWIYGSRPIPLTEGRSILTSDRTDQYFSIRRNLGTPYREAAAFVRSQKCRDIGLYMGGDDWEYPFWALLQADHGQKTRIEHIGVKNISAVKSSAGASFTPCAIISVNAVPGERHIHGGNVYTLAWSMEPVSVFIR; encoded by the coding sequence ATGTCAGTTATACCGGCAATAATTCCTTTGCTTTGTTTCATAGCTATTTTCCTTGTAATTTACAGGATGCCGGACAGACTTGACTGGCGCAGCTCTTTCATACTTGCCTCCATTGTCTGTGGAGTCCTGCTTGTAATTTTTACTGAAATCCTGAGTCTTTTTCATGCCCTTGTGTATGAATGGGTGATCGGACTCTGGACACTGGCCTGTATCGCTGCTTTGATTATCCTGATCACAAACAGGAGGTATCCGGCCAGACAGTTTAAGAGTTCCTGGTCATCCAGGATTCCCTATGTGTGGTTATTCGGTGTCATTTTTATTGTTTCAGTCACTGGTTTGATTGCCCTCGCATCGCCTCCGAACAACTGGGATTCCATGACCTATCACATGAGCCGGGTCGCACACTGGATTCAAAACCAGAGTGTTTCGTTCTATCCCACACCGATCCCAAGGCAGTTGTATTTAAGCCCCTGGGCTGAATTTGCCGTAACACACCTGCAGATTTTAAGCTCCGGAGATTGGTTTGCCAATCTGGTTCAATGGTTCAGTATGATTGGCAGTATAATCGGGGTTACGCTGATTGTTCAACAACTTGGCGGAGATATGCGCAGCCAGATCCTCGCTGCCGTTATCACTGTAACGATCCCGATGGGTATCCTTCAGGCGTCAGGTACCCAGAATGATTATGTCATCTCTTTCTGGCTGGTCTCTTTCGTCTGCTGCACTATGCAATTGAGGGGTGGGCAGGCCGGCAGTATCTGGTCTGCGGGAGCGGCATGCAGCCTGGGTCTTGCCCTGCTGACAAAGGGGACAGCCTATCTTTATACATTTCCATTCCTGGTCTGGCTTATTTGTTCGGGTTTCCAAAGGTTTCGCTGGAAGGCATGGAAATCCATCAGCTTTATGATAGTCATTGCCGTCATCCTCAATCTGGGGCATTATTCCCGTAATCTTGATCTGTACGGCTCCCCCCTGGGTCCTGGCGCTGAAGGAGCATACGGGGAATTAAAATTTGTAAATGAAGCCTATACACTGCCGGCCCTGATTTCCAATATAACCAGAAACGTGGGACTGCACATGAGCACGCCTGTTGAAAGGCTTAACTCTGCAGTGGAGGGGGGAATTGCCCGGCTTCATACCCTTATGGGCATGGAGATAAACGATGCCCGCACTACATTGGCCGGGACAAAATTCCATATCCCGCCATTGGCGCCGCTTGAAGACTTTTCGGGAAATCCTGTTCACCTTCTCATAGTATGGATTGCCATCGCACTACTTTTTATTAAAAGGGATTTACTCCGCAGACGGATCCTCCTGTACTACTTTGCTGCGGTCAGTAGCGCTTTCCTCTTGTTCAGCCTCTGTCTTAAGTGGCAGCCCTGGCATAGCCGCCTGCACCTGCCGCTGTTTGTTCTGCTGTCGGCATTTGTTGCCGTGGTGCTGTCTGATGTCTTAAGTGCAAGGTTAGCTGAAGTGACAGGGATCATCCTGATTTTATCAGCCCTCCCCTGGATTTTTTTCAACGTATCCCGCCCCGTTATTGCACCCGGGCATATCGTCTCAATGTTTCCATCATGGATTTACGGGAGCAGGCCTATCCCACTTACAGAAGGCAGGAGCATCCTGACCAGTGACAGGACTGATCAATACTTCAGCATCCGGCGGAATCTCGGAACCCCGTACAGGGAGGCGGCGGCCTTTGTCAGGTCTCAGAAATGCCGGGACATTGGATTATATATGGGAGGGGATGATTGGGAATACCCATTCTGGGCGCTGCTGCAAGCTGATCATGGACAGAAGACCCGGATTGAACACATAGGAGTAAAAAATATCTCTGCAGTCAAATCATCTGCAGGTGCATCTTTTACTCCATGCGCGATTATTTCTGTGAATGCCGTTCCTGGGGAGAGGCATATTCATGGAGGAAATGTTTATACATTGGCGTGGTCCATGGAACCTGTGAGTGTGTTTATCAGATGA
- a CDS encoding winged helix-turn-helix transcriptional regulator — translation MASILLCSYVKHSLRMMMHQNNKEDHLNSVHTLQILDEIAKGDSVTQRALSKKLGIGLGMVNSYLNRLAREGYIQITQAERKRLHYLLTPMGIAEKSVLAYRYLKKSYQVFTEARERVGDFLRAMEMEGVESIVFYKTTVVTEIALMALQNSSLDLVAIVDDVGTGRKFLGYRVLPVDVLRQIAFDRLIITADESVESAAEHLRQYGVEANRICFLQ, via the coding sequence GTGGCATCAATATTGCTATGTTCATATGTAAAACATTCTCTAAGAATGATGATGCATCAGAACAATAAAGAAGATCATTTAAATTCCGTACATACCCTCCAGATACTTGATGAAATCGCAAAGGGTGATTCCGTTACCCAAAGGGCCCTCAGCAAAAAACTTGGCATAGGCCTGGGAATGGTCAACAGTTACCTCAATCGCCTGGCCAGAGAGGGCTACATCCAGATTACTCAGGCAGAGAGAAAGCGCCTTCACTACCTGCTGACCCCAATGGGAATAGCCGAAAAGAGTGTTCTCGCATATCGCTACCTGAAAAAGTCTTATCAGGTCTTCACAGAGGCCCGTGAAAGGGTTGGAGACTTTCTGAGGGCCATGGAAATGGAGGGCGTGGAGTCCATCGTCTTCTATAAGACAACGGTTGTCACGGAGATTGCGTTGATGGCGCTTCAGAACAGCTCACTGGACCTTGTGGCTATTGTGGATGATGTTGGGACAGGAAGGAAGTTCCTTGGCTACAGGGTTCTGCCGGTTGATGTACTCCGGCAGATTGCGTTTGACCGGCTGATAATCACGGCCGACGAATCGGTTGAGAGCGCAGCGGAACATTTGCGGCAATATGGTGTAGAAGCGAATCGGATCTGTTTTCTGCAGTAA
- a CDS encoding tetratricopeptide repeat protein, translated as MTRYRFVIPVIFIALSAVLIYSNTLSSPFHFDDNFEIIEYQKIRELSKFSDLEGVRFIGTLSFALNYYFGGLNVTGYHLVNIVIHIINGILVWWLITLTFRSPGMGGGSGSLQQSGGFIALIAALLFVAHPVQTQAVTYIVQRYTSLATLFYLLSVALFAKWRLQSLEPGSRFRGIYYVFSILAAVLAMRTKEISITLPFIILLYEFFFFGNRWKRPFFLIPFLLTLSIIPLVFINLDTDKPIGDIVGEVRDAAQETESISRGDYLMTQFRVIVTYIRLLVLPVRQNLDYDYPVLHSFAAPGVFLSFMFLLAIFGLAVWLFIRSRKGRNGYLLLSSFGIFWFFITLSVESGVIPIRDVIFEHRLYLPFAGASSAFCSAMIYGIDYWRRQSGSRVSLRIAVLILAVVTVLPLSVASYQRNRVWKDHVTLWRDVVSKSPLKARTHSNLAYASFNQGLAEEAVREYRTAIRLKPGIASVHNNLALVYYSQGRIDEAIEEYKTALRLKPEVALSHLNLGLAYSAKGDTARAIEEFTTAINLNPGLAWAHFNLGLAWLRKGHPDKAQEEFRTTIRLKPDSAEAYNNIGIIYANQGRIDDAIAEFRTALSVKPGFAEAENNLRRAYGLKKGVK; from the coding sequence TTGACAAGATACCGTTTTGTCATTCCTGTAATCTTCATTGCGCTATCAGCCGTTTTAATCTATTCAAATACCCTCTCATCCCCATTCCACTTCGATGACAACTTTGAGATTATTGAATATCAGAAGATAAGAGAACTCTCAAAATTTTCTGATTTAGAAGGGGTACGCTTCATAGGGACACTCTCTTTTGCCCTAAACTACTATTTTGGGGGACTGAACGTTACCGGCTATCACCTGGTTAATATCGTCATCCACATTATAAACGGTATCCTCGTATGGTGGCTTATCACCCTGACATTCAGGTCTCCGGGGATGGGGGGCGGCTCCGGCAGCCTGCAGCAATCCGGCGGGTTCATTGCACTGATAGCAGCCCTCCTCTTTGTAGCCCACCCTGTACAGACACAGGCTGTGACCTATATAGTCCAGAGGTATACCTCCCTTGCAACTCTGTTTTATCTCCTTTCTGTAGCGCTTTTTGCAAAGTGGAGGCTGCAGTCGCTTGAGCCAGGCAGCAGGTTCAGGGGCATATATTATGTCTTTTCAATACTTGCTGCTGTCCTTGCCATGAGGACAAAGGAGATCAGCATTACCCTCCCTTTTATTATCCTCCTTTACGAGTTTTTCTTTTTTGGAAACAGGTGGAAGAGGCCGTTTTTTCTGATCCCCTTCCTCCTGACCCTGTCTATCATTCCATTAGTCTTCATAAATCTGGATACGGATAAGCCTATTGGGGATATTGTGGGAGAGGTGAGAGATGCTGCCCAGGAGACGGAGAGCATCTCACGGGGTGATTATCTGATGACACAGTTCAGGGTCATTGTGACCTACATCAGGCTGCTGGTGCTTCCGGTAAGGCAGAATCTCGATTACGACTACCCGGTATTACACTCCTTTGCTGCACCAGGGGTCTTTTTGTCTTTTATGTTTCTCCTGGCCATCTTTGGGCTTGCGGTCTGGCTTTTTATCCGGTCACGTAAAGGCAGGAACGGTTATCTCCTGCTGAGCTCTTTCGGGATATTCTGGTTTTTTATCACCCTGTCTGTGGAGTCGGGCGTCATTCCCATCAGGGATGTGATCTTCGAGCACAGGCTCTATCTGCCGTTTGCCGGGGCATCGTCTGCCTTTTGTTCGGCGATGATTTATGGGATTGATTATTGGAGAAGACAATCAGGCAGCCGGGTGTCTCTGCGGATTGCCGTACTGATACTTGCTGTGGTTACAGTGCTGCCACTTTCAGTGGCTTCTTATCAGAGAAACCGTGTCTGGAAAGATCACGTAACCCTCTGGAGGGATGTTGTGAGTAAGAGCCCGCTTAAGGCAAGGACGCACTCGAACCTTGCGTATGCCTCATTTAACCAGGGGCTGGCAGAGGAGGCGGTCAGGGAATACAGGACTGCCATAAGGCTCAAACCAGGGATAGCAAGCGTCCATAATAACCTGGCGCTTGTTTACTATAGTCAGGGCAGGATAGACGAGGCGATAGAGGAGTATAAGACTGCCTTAAGACTGAAACCTGAAGTTGCACTGAGCCACCTAAACCTTGGACTTGCCTATTCAGCCAAAGGGGATACGGCCAGGGCGATTGAGGAATTTACAACTGCCATAAACCTGAATCCTGGGCTTGCCTGGGCCCACTTTAATCTTGGTCTTGCCTGGCTCAGGAAGGGACATCCGGACAAGGCCCAAGAAGAATTCAGGACAACGATCAGACTGAAGCCTGATTCTGCCGAGGCATATAATAACATAGGGATCATATATGCCAATCAGGGCCGTATAGACGATGCAATCGCAGAATTCAGGACTGCCTTGAGTGTGAAGCCTGGTTTTGCAGAGGCGGAAAACAATCTCAGGCGTGCCTATGGGCTAAAGAAGGGTGTGAAATAA
- a CDS encoding tetratricopeptide repeat protein, producing MSRYSNRVIVCTTFLSFVLIAGLLYYNSIHNPFHYDDAHHITMNPGIRDLSGLSSLFSDPSTFSNEGMKRGSPYRPLLMLTYALNFRVNGLNPAGYHIVNLAFHAGSAFLLFLIVRAIFTTPAFFAALSAGIIFLVHPFNSEIVNYISTRSSVMSGFFYLSAFYCWVRFRRDLNLFFYIASLLSFAAGMLSKESAVTLPLVLWLYDVYLLRERRTPAQRHLKDWRKYTPYLPFILIVVIPYLYVWGVAFSGAPHSFKRDPVTQFFTELPALVKYLQMFIVPIPLTLVHDMEVYRTVTIPVIFSAVVLSVYTAVALLLFRSSTASWRVVSFFMFWFFIVLLPTTVIPLNLILQEHRGYLAIITMAVFAGVVLDKLSSSVSRAAALFLLIALCAAYSAVTIIRNTEWRDDLTLWTDTVKKAPGSSIAHAGLGIAYKDMKMYDQAIESLRTSISIHDGQESLTARHNLAQIYIVQGKLDLAATELEDLLKGNPGNLQIYNDLGIIYYEQNRPGLAEEIFMKAIQRHSNNYLPFFNLGVLYTKEGRFEEAIRAYQNAAALDPSHAETRVRLQALLDSTGEKKK from the coding sequence ATGAGTCGTTACAGTAACCGGGTTATAGTCTGCACTACCTTCCTTTCCTTTGTACTGATCGCAGGACTGCTCTACTACAACTCGATACACAATCCATTTCACTACGATGATGCCCACCATATCACCATGAATCCCGGTATACGGGACCTGTCCGGGCTATCTTCCCTTTTTTCCGATCCCTCCACATTCAGCAATGAGGGGATGAAAAGGGGCTCTCCGTACAGGCCCCTCCTGATGTTGACCTATGCACTGAATTTCCGGGTAAATGGTCTAAACCCTGCAGGATACCACATAGTCAACCTCGCCTTTCATGCCGGGTCAGCCTTTCTGCTCTTTCTGATAGTCCGGGCCATATTCACCACCCCGGCCTTTTTTGCGGCCCTGTCAGCAGGCATCATCTTTCTCGTCCACCCCTTCAACTCAGAGATCGTAAATTACATATCAACGCGCTCCAGCGTCATGAGCGGTTTCTTCTATCTGTCTGCCTTTTATTGCTGGGTCAGGTTCCGGAGGGATCTAAACCTTTTTTTTTATATTGCATCCCTGCTTTCCTTTGCAGCAGGGATGCTGAGCAAGGAGTCTGCCGTCACCCTTCCCCTCGTATTATGGCTATATGACGTATACCTCCTCCGGGAACGACGCACCCCTGCACAGCGCCACTTAAAGGACTGGCGCAAATATACCCCCTACCTTCCATTTATCCTTATTGTGGTCATACCCTATCTCTATGTCTGGGGGGTTGCCTTCAGCGGGGCGCCTCACTCATTTAAGAGGGATCCGGTAACCCAGTTTTTTACGGAACTTCCTGCACTTGTTAAATATCTGCAGATGTTTATTGTCCCCATACCATTAACCCTGGTCCACGACATGGAGGTCTACAGGACTGTCACGATTCCAGTCATCTTTTCTGCAGTTGTGCTTTCTGTCTATACTGCAGTTGCCCTGCTTCTTTTCCGGTCATCCACAGCGTCCTGGCGGGTTGTTTCATTCTTCATGTTCTGGTTTTTTATCGTGCTTCTGCCTACGACAGTTATCCCCCTTAACCTGATACTGCAGGAGCACAGGGGATATCTGGCAATAATAACTATGGCAGTGTTTGCAGGTGTTGTCCTGGATAAATTGAGTAGTTCTGTGTCCCGGGCCGCTGCCCTGTTTCTCTTGATTGCCCTTTGCGCAGCATATTCTGCAGTGACCATTATACGGAACACGGAGTGGAGGGATGACCTGACCCTCTGGACAGATACAGTAAAAAAGGCCCCGGGTTCATCCATCGCACATGCAGGACTTGGGATTGCATACAAAGACATGAAGATGTATGATCAGGCCATTGAGTCATTGCGCACAAGTATCTCGATCCATGATGGACAGGAGAGTCTGACAGCGAGACACAACCTTGCCCAGATATATATAGTCCAGGGGAAACTGGACCTTGCGGCCACTGAACTGGAAGATCTGCTTAAAGGCAATCCGGGTAATCTGCAGATATATAATGACCTCGGGATCATATACTATGAACAGAACAGGCCGGGGCTTGCAGAAGAGATCTTTATGAAGGCAATACAGCGTCACAGCAACAACTACCTGCCATTCTTTAACCTGGGAGTGCTCTACACGAAGGAGGGGAGGTTCGAGGAGGCGATTCGTGCCTATCAGAATGCCGCTGCCCTGGACCCCTCACATGCGGAAACGAGGGTGCGTCTTCAGGCCCTCCTGGATAGTACCGGGGAAAAGAAGAAATGA
- a CDS encoding SUMF1/EgtB/PvdO family nonheme iron enzyme → MLPVLFLLATLLFGCSHQYNMRGNSPPENMVFVPAGWFEMGSSGTEGRLGMTIGVDEIPRHRVYVKDFYIDRYEVTNAQFYEFLIKTNNVYRPAPWAEMGTFEKGEHDHPVVDVDWMDADAYCTWVGKRLPLEAEWEKAARGTDGRLWSWGDEYAAGKANTLESGRKWSAPVGSYPEDVSPYGVYDMTGNVREWTGGWYEAYPGNTLPDGYYSGNYRSVRGGSYVTPLYRYARTSSRYAIESSLATRGLDWHTTYDQGFRCAKSP, encoded by the coding sequence ATGCTTCCTGTGCTCTTTCTTTTAGCAACCCTACTGTTTGGCTGCAGTCATCAGTATAATATGCGCGGCAATTCACCTCCGGAGAATATGGTCTTTGTACCGGCTGGATGGTTTGAGATGGGGAGCAGCGGAACTGAAGGACGGCTTGGTATGACGATAGGAGTGGATGAAATCCCCAGGCACAGGGTTTATGTAAAGGATTTTTACATAGACCGTTACGAGGTCACCAATGCCCAGTTTTATGAATTTCTAATTAAAACAAACAATGTATACCGCCCGGCTCCCTGGGCTGAGATGGGAACCTTTGAAAAGGGTGAGCATGACCATCCGGTCGTTGATGTAGATTGGATGGATGCAGATGCCTATTGCACATGGGTTGGCAAGCGGCTCCCATTAGAGGCGGAGTGGGAGAAGGCAGCCCGTGGAACGGACGGCAGGCTCTGGTCCTGGGGGGATGAGTATGCTGCAGGGAAGGCAAATACCCTCGAGTCAGGTAGAAAATGGAGTGCGCCTGTTGGAAGTTATCCTGAAGATGTCAGCCCCTATGGAGTCTATGACATGACCGGTAATGTGCGGGAGTGGACTGGCGGGTGGTATGAGGCCTATCCTGGAAATACATTGCCGGACGGATATTACAGTGGAAATTACAGGTCAGTGCGTGGAGGGTCGTACGTGACCCCCCTGTATCGTTATGCCCGAACGTCTTCCCGTTATGCAATTGAGTCCTCTCTTGCTACGAGAGGGCTTGACTGGCATACTACTTATGATCAGGGCTTCCGGTGCGCTAAGTCTCCATGA